One Mus musculus strain C57BL/6J chromosome 2, GRCm38.p6 C57BL/6J genomic window, GCAGGTCCTGGTCGGCTTTGGGCAGGTCAGCAAAGCCAGGGATCTTCTCTGCCCACCCTCTGATGATCTCCATAGAGCCGGTCAGGAGATCGTAGAACTGCTGGATATGTTGGGTATCATCTCCACTCATCTGATAGTCAGGGTttgcctggaactggaatttcattttaaaaagcacttaatGAGGTTCTCTAAAATATATAACCCGTGAAATTGCTAACCCCGTTTCTAGTAGGGGAGCCAGGTTTTTATAACAATTAAACCTCTCTCTGACCAGTAAGGAAATTAGATGTTCCGGGGCAATTAATTCAATTAGGGACGGTGCTATGAGGTCGCTgctttaaatatgtaaattacCATTTCCATACAGACTAAATACAGTGCCATCCAGCCCTGGGAAACGTTCAGTCTTATCGCCACAAAACAATTGACACGGTAGTATTCATGCTAATCCCAGAGTGGGTCTTGCACGGAGGCGCCTTTTGCAAAGCTTAATAATATTGCAGTCGCTACTAGGTTTGGCCACACTCCCTCTGCCCAAAGCCTGCACATTTTTCACAGCTGGAGTAAAAGAAGAATTGCACCACTTGATCCCTGACCCggggacaaccccccccccccattgccaTCCCTTCCACCCCTCTTTTCACTCCCTGGCCCCAGACAAGTCAAGGGGGAGGGGAATGTATTCTAGTAACTTCGTAAAGTAGACTTGGGAAGGAAGGCTAGACTGTCTAGGTTTTGCCTTCCAGACCGCAGCTGGAGGGACTGTCGGACAATAATGGTTCACAAAGATTCAACCCCTCCGGTGTGTTCTCCGGTCTGTACTTTGAGCAGCACCACCTGTCTCCTGAAAACCTGCCCAAAGTTGTGAAGTATGTATTCTGCTGTTCCTCCTTTACCCTTGAGTTTGGGGGTGCTAAAGCTGGGTATAGGGAGAGGGTCCTGCCCATTTGTTGGCTTGTCCACATGATTGATATTCCCCCACCACCGGCTTCTTACCCTGGAATAGTCCAGGCTGGTCATTGCCGGATTGGAATCGACGTGGGCTCTGACGAGGGCACTGATCAGACTCACCGGAGGTGAGGGGGGAGAGGGATCCTGTGGGCTCTTCGGCTTCGAGGGTAAACGACCTCTCCGGCCTTTTAAACTGTCCGTGCGAACCACTGTAAAGGAATTACTCAAGGGTTAACGCTGTTCCCTTGAGCCCAGACTCAGCTGCCTCACGGCCTCCTCCCCGAGGGAACAGTGGAAGAAGCCCAACCTGGTGGTCCAGGGCTCCTCTGATTTTAAAGACTTTACTGACGAGAAGCATTAATAAATGGCGGGTTATTTTATACCTTCCTCCAACTGGGTCCTATACTTAAAGACAAGGAGGGCCGGGTGGCTTTCTTTAGAGGAGGGCATTTAGCAGTGGAATCCTGGAGTCAAGGGCGTGGGGAGTAAGGCAGGGACCGGAGTCCACAAGCAGCTGGTGGACTTTCAGGGGCGTGAAATGGAAGGTCAACAACTTGCCTCGACCTACCTTCTTTAACCATCCCAACAGCTAGGCACTTCTGAAACCGACAGTACTGACAACGATTTCGGCGGCGCTTGTCCACTGGGCAGTTTTTATTTGCTAAACACACATATTTCGCGTTTTTTTGCACCGTGCGCTGTAGAGGGAGAGAATGTAGGCcccaaaatgattatttttttcacTCAAAGTCCAGCAAACtggacacatttttttaaaaaatggcttggATCTGCATTCCTTCCCTACAAACATAAACACTactccttcaatttctttctttctttctttctttctttctttctttctttctttctttctttccttttctttttcttttcttcctatttcctttccttttcctccccaggGCATTTACCAGAAGAAAATTGATAGCGTTAACATTTGAGCTAACCTTACCGCTCCTTGCTGTGTTTTATATGCCAGGAGAAGGGGCAGGAGACGCTCAGTAAATACAAATCCGTGGGCATTCATATTATTTACATTCCTTGGAGACCTTCTCTATTTAAAATGATAAGATTATTCAATCAGGATGGCGAAATAAAGAGATCACTTAATTTGACCATAGGGAATTCTGTTCCACTTGGTTAGCTCAGACACGGTTCTCTGTCCTAACCAATTTCAATCTGAACAAGGAAGACAGCGCCTAACACATGCAAATAGCCCTCTTCCAACTCTGGCTCCAGCAATTTCGGGCTGGAGCCCGCCGGGGCCGCAGGTTGCTGTGGggcgcggggggcggggggatgaAACCCTGACTCTACCagtctttctgatttctttccttagaCACCCCCAAAGCCTCTTCCACAGCCTGTGAGTAGCTGCAGGGAACTCGAGCGGGGCTGCCGACCGGAAGGTGAGGGTACACTGCTGGGTCTCAGGTATAAGGACCGCTACCTGCCACCTCCGCCCTGTCTTGCTCACCTTAAAGAAACCTTTGCAGCCCTCACAAGTGCGAACACCGTAGTGCTGACAGGCCGCGTTGTCACCGCAAACAGCGCACAGACCCTCATTGGAGGGAGAGCCCCGGGACGGCGGCGAGGGCACCTGCGTGTCAAGCAACTGCGATGCGTGGCCGATCTGCAGGCCCGGGAAGCCCATGGATGCCGGCTTGCGAATGGGGTTGGGCACGGCGAAGGTCTGCCCATCCACTACGTGGTGGCTGCCCGCGGGCTCCGGGTTCATGGGGACGTGCAGAGGCCCGTCGAAGCGCATCTGGCAGCTAGACACAGGAGTGCCCGGGGGCGACTGCTTAAAGGAGAAGAGTGACAGGCGGGAGACAGGTGTCTTCCTCTGCTCGATCATATGCGTAGTGGCCACGTAGTTCTGGTGGAAGTTGTGAAGGGAGCCCGGATCGTCCCACATCGGGCTATGCTGCACCTGGAAGCTCGGGGTGCTGGGTGTCGGGGGCGAAGAGGGCTTGTAGTAAACCGACCCGCTGTGTGGCATCATCTCCTCGGACTGAGGGGGCAGGTGGCTGTGTTGCTGGTAGTTGTGCATCTGAATGTCTTCTACCTTAATGGAGGACTGCTGTCCGGACAGGGGCATTTGGTACAAGCAAGGTGGCTTGACGTCGTAGCCTGTGCTGTAGTTGTCCATAAAGGTACTGAAGCTGGGGAGAGAAGTGGTGGCAGTAATTTCAGTGTTGGTGAGGTCCATGCTAAACTTGACAAACTCTGGAGTTAAGAAATCGGAGCTGTATTCTCCCGAAGAGTGGTAACTGTAGCTCTGAGAAGCGGGGCTGGCTCCTTGAGGCGAGGACCCATACTGCGCCTGAACACAAGGCA contains:
- the Nr4a2 gene encoding nuclear receptor subfamily 4 group A member 2 translates to MPCVQAQYGSSPQGASPASQSYSYHSSGEYSSDFLTPEFVKFSMDLTNTEITATTSLPSFSTFMDNYSTGYDVKPPCLYQMPLSGQQSSIKVEDIQMHNYQQHSHLPPQSEEMMPHSGSVYYKPSSPPTPSTPSFQVQHSPMWDDPGSLHNFHQNYVATTHMIEQRKTPVSRLSLFSFKQSPPGTPVSSCQMRFDGPLHVPMNPEPAGSHHVVDGQTFAVPNPIRKPASMGFPGLQIGHASQLLDTQVPSPPSRGSPSNEGLCAVCGDNAACQHYGVRTCEGCKGFFKRTVQKNAKYVCLANKNCPVDKRRRNRCQYCRFQKCLAVGMVKEVVRTDSLKGRRGRLPSKPKSPQDPSPPSPPVSLISALVRAHVDSNPAMTSLDYSRFQANPDYQMSGDDTQHIQQFYDLLTGSMEIIRGWAEKIPGFADLPKADQDLLFESAFLELFVLRLAYRSNPVEGKLIFCNGVVLHRLQCVRGFGEWIDSIVEFSSNLQNMNIDISAFSCIAALAMVTERHGLKEPKRVEELQNKIVNCLKDHVTFNNGGLNRPNYLSKLLGKLPELRTLCTQGLQRIFYLKLEDLVPPPAIIDKLFLDTLPF